A genomic stretch from Plasmodium cynomolgi strain B DNA, chromosome 8, whole genome shotgun sequence includes:
- a CDS encoding hypothetical protein (putative) — MKLLTCALWWLALLGEGLLTQAKHLSKFAPSLKEEGELFVETPYECEHSGFISLLRENPLYFCFFVGEGDSYGLVLRTYNAEDLKWEPATEVLLTKQKINMYTFIDDYISEKLVLIYSFDEKIRVTVFNNYKEPSTETYKISINYEIVQMANVTTRVTYLFKNRKSVAVCGMNRSNNILCSFSFDYGLTMKDENAIEFILKNKIPMGSYKMQVEFNQEYVYFNLYDDVIQDNDYELRCIKGTEKEYTCDILTKPLKETESIQYRGVLRNRMFQSIVYEMKDRCYIGWSFNSVSMNSEIEMPISDSPCSHVSLFHRGTSLVVAYQRGPFAPLGPQLYRIFENLHEKGAGCEFRVGGSLYVASTFTNLQCHIDMENIDVNPENEDEISFNIVVPAQYDIQESTCFVSNEMYDNDKTTLYYLERDQVEQENISIFTFLFYRYIIDHTNVKESTCIFSHKEKKEKLKISLTLKSSYKEDTCDIASGDLCDFIIQGRSKIVIHFDEEDWEMDKEFVNASRVIYNGVHISLHNLLSTSNINELVQVTTNKVVILIPSTIPSSRTAQIVFMNRHEEGRTKVAYLRVQKNMNPIKKILGINFSSSFDITYKYFKHYQENVKFLLNEFNETNYIGMVCETHLEITAPPCTLTLVDHSNKSFHIHSIFPQKVPFLYSYTKKKLPYENNLYISETRFVVYRYFNSILEQKSIKYLYFKCVCNTKKSEGTDTYNQIDFIITTENISSEVIHSRKVIELPKNYKNDSEEEEDMNNNAQPKESKELPKFKQSDREPPPTKRGASSKPYSKLSGLNDPSRKNNFYRSCAT, encoded by the exons ATGAAACTTCTCACGTGTGCCCTGTGGTGGCTCGCGCTGTTGGGCGAGGGGTTACTCACGCAGGCGAAGCACTTGTCAAAGTTCGCACCATCActaaaggaagaaggagagctATTCGTAGAAACTCCATACGAATGCGAACATAGTGGGTTTATAAGCCTTCTCAGGGAGAACCCACTctacttctgcttcttcgtgGGGGAAGGAGATTCCTACGGTTTAGTGCTTCGGACTTACAACGCAGAAGACCTGAAATGGGAACCTGCAACAGAGGTCCTACTgacaaagcaaaaaataaacatgtaTACCTTTATTGATGATTATATCTCCGAGAAACTCGTTCTCATTTATTCGTTCGATGAGAAAATACGAGTAACCGTTTTTAATAACTACAAAGAGCCATCCACTGAAACGTACAAAATAAGTATCAACTATGAGATCGTACAGATGGCGAATGTGACAACTAGAGTGACATActtgtttaaaaatagaaaatcgGTTGCTGTTTGTGGTATGAACAGAAGCAACAACATCCTTTGCTCCTTCTCTTTCGATTACGGACTGACAATGAAGGATGAAAACGCAATCGAGTTTATCCTAAAAAATAAGATCCCCATGGGGAGTTACAAAATGCAGGTGGAGTTTAATCAGGAGTATGTCTACTTCAACCTGTACGATGATGTTATACAAGACAATGATTACGAGTTGAGATGCATCAAAGGGACTGAGAAGGAATACACATGTGATATCCTCACTAAGCCACTTAAAGAAACGGAAAGCATTCAATATAGGGGTGTCTTGCGCAATCGCATGTTTCAGAGTATCGTGTACGAGATGAAGGACCGGTGTTACATCGGTTGGTCGTTCAACTCGGTTAGCATGAACAGCGAGATCGAGATGCCCATTTCGGATTCTCCCTGCTCGCACGTGTCACTCTTTCACCGGGGGACTTCCTTGGTGGTGGCTTACCAGCGGGGCCCCTTCGCCCCCCTGGGCCCCCAGTTGTATCGCATTTTCGAG aacCTGCACGAGAAGGGCGCCGGGTGCGAGTTCCGCGTGGGCGGCAGCCTGTACGTGGCCAGCACCTTCACCAACCTGCAGTGCCACATCGACATGGAAAACATAGACGTGAACCCGGAAAACGAGGATGAAATCAGCTTCAACATTGTGGTGCCAGCACAATACGACATACAGGAATCCACCTGCTTTGTCTCCAACGAGATGTATGATAATGATAAAACAACCTTGTATTATTTAGAGAGAGATCAAGTAGAACAAGAAaatatctccatttttacttttctattttatcgATATATAATAGACCATACCAATGTGAAGGAGAGTACTTGCATATTCTCtcacaaggagaaaaaggaaaaactgaaaattTCTCTCACGTTGAAGAGTTCCTACAAGGAGGATACATGTGATATTGCATCAGGAGATTTATGTGATTTCATTATccagggaagaagcaaaatagTGATTCATTTTGATGAAGAAGATTGGGAGATGGATAAAGAATTCGTGAATGCATCCCGAGTGATTTACAACGGGGTCCATATTTCTCTACACAACCTACTTAGCACATCGAACATTAACGAGCTCGTTCAAGTAACCACCAACAAAGTAGTTATTCTTATCCCTAGTACAATCCCCAGCAGTAGAACCGCCCAAATTGTATTTATGAATAGACACGAGGAGGGAAGGACAAAGGTTGCATATCTaagggtgcaaaaaaatatgaacccaataaaaaaaattttgggaataaatttttcttcatcttttgATATCACctacaaatattttaagcaCTATCAGGAGAATGTGAAATTCTTGCTTAATGAATTTAACGAGACTAACTACATAGGGATGGTGTGTGAAACTCATTTGGAGATTACGGCCCCTCCATGTACTCTAACCCTAGTGGATCACTCCAATAAATCCTTTCATATTCATTCAATCTTCCCCCAAAAGGTCCCCTTCCTGTACAGCTACACAAAGAAGAAGCTACCCTATGAGAATAACCTCTACATAAGTGAAACCAGGTTCGTTGTCTACAGGTATTTCAACTCTATCCTCGAACAGAAAAGTATTAAATATCTCTACTTCAAGTGTGTAtgtaatacaaaaaaaagtgaaggtACGGACACCTACAACCAAATAGATTTCATTATCACTacggaaaatatttcttctgAGGTTATTCACTCCCGCAAAGTTATTGAgcttccaaaaaattacaaaaacgacagtgaggaggaagaggacaTGAACAACAACGCTCAACCAAAGGAGAGTAAGGAACTCCCTAAGTTTAAGCAATCCGATAGGGAACCACCACCAACCAAAAGGGGTGCCTCCTCAAAGCCCTACTCGAAACTCTCCGGCCTTAATGACCCCTCCAGGAAGAATAACTTCTACAGGAGTTGCGCCACC